A genome region from Streptomyces sp. NBC_01296 includes the following:
- a CDS encoding MFS transporter translates to MPRAVWLLAAGVFVNAVVSFTFVFVFLYLTGPRGLGAAQAGLATGIGGVGLVAGNFTGGWYGDRFGHRRVLLAASTAGGLALMSFPLLPTAGLCAALPLAQYASGVVRAANSALVAVTVPEGARRQAFAVVRCVSNGGFTLGPPLGALIATGLSYDWVFVCDGLGTLFFALWTARVVPARGASRNAAAAPDGGRGRGLWAELRARPAVLALLGAILVTDLVYRQQYGTFPVFLADHGHGTRAFGLVIALNGAVILLLELPAAVALRSRPPLPVIGTGLVLVGAGYAALLLGVGVASAVVMMVLLSLGEILYKTTATAYVADQAPEHAIGRFQSLYAGVSVSGVVLGPPLGGALYAAAPGLLWPLCAALAAGAGGAVLWVSARQRRHAGGPAHETGSRPQAVAG, encoded by the coding sequence GTGCCGAGAGCGGTGTGGCTGCTGGCGGCAGGGGTGTTCGTCAACGCCGTCGTCAGCTTCACCTTCGTCTTCGTCTTCCTGTACCTGACCGGCCCGCGCGGCCTCGGCGCCGCCCAGGCGGGCCTGGCCACCGGCATCGGCGGCGTCGGCCTCGTCGCCGGGAACTTCACCGGCGGCTGGTACGGGGACCGCTTCGGCCACCGCCGGGTGCTGCTCGCGGCCTCCACCGCCGGCGGCCTCGCCCTGATGTCCTTCCCGCTCCTGCCCACCGCCGGGCTCTGCGCCGCCCTGCCGCTGGCCCAGTACGCCTCCGGCGTGGTCCGGGCCGCGAACTCCGCGCTGGTCGCCGTCACCGTCCCCGAGGGGGCCCGCCGGCAGGCCTTCGCCGTCGTCCGCTGCGTCTCCAACGGCGGCTTCACCCTCGGCCCGCCCCTCGGAGCCCTGATCGCGACCGGGCTCTCGTACGACTGGGTCTTCGTCTGCGACGGCCTCGGGACCCTGTTCTTCGCCCTCTGGACCGCGCGCGTCGTCCCCGCCCGCGGTGCCTCCCGCAATGCCGCCGCGGCCCCGGACGGGGGTCGGGGCCGCGGCCTGTGGGCGGAGCTGCGCGCCCGGCCCGCCGTACTCGCCCTCCTCGGCGCGATCCTGGTGACCGATCTCGTCTACCGCCAGCAGTACGGCACCTTCCCCGTCTTCCTGGCCGACCACGGACACGGCACCCGGGCCTTCGGCCTCGTGATCGCCCTCAACGGTGCGGTCATCCTGCTGCTCGAGCTCCCGGCCGCCGTCGCGCTGCGCTCCCGGCCGCCGCTCCCGGTCATCGGGACCGGCCTGGTACTGGTCGGGGCCGGGTACGCTGCGCTGCTGCTTGGGGTGGGGGTTGCGAGCGCCGTGGTGATGATGGTGCTGCTGAGCCTCGGCGAGATCCTGTACAAGACCACCGCCACCGCGTACGTGGCCGACCAGGCGCCCGAGCACGCCATCGGGCGGTTCCAGAGCCTGTACGCGGGTGTCTCGGTCAGCGGTGTCGTCCTCGGGCCGCCCCTGGGCGGAGCGCTGTACGCGGCCGCGCCCGGGCTGCTGTGGCCGCTGTGCGCGGCGCTTGCGGCGGGCGCGGGCGGGGCGGTGCTGTGGGTGTCGGCGCGGCAGCGGCGACACGCGGGCGGACCGGCACATGAGACCGGTTCGCGACCGCAGGCCGTCGCCGGTTAG
- the dapD gene encoding 2,3,4,5-tetrahydropyridine-2,6-dicarboxylate N-succinyltransferase — MTATRTTGAVAAGLATIASDGTVLDTWFPAPELVAEPGPAGTERLTADQAVELLGTAAAKAIRLDAVRDVEVVAVRTVISSLEDKPLDAHDAYLRLHLLSHRLVKPHGQSLDGVFGLLANVAWTSLGPVAVDQVETVRLNARAEGLYVQVTSIDKFPRMTDYVAPKGVRIADADRVRLGAHLAEGTTVMHEGFVNFNAGTLGTSMVEGRISAGVVVGDGSDIGGGASTMGTLSGGGKQIISIGERCLIGAEAGVGIALGDECIVEAGLYVTAGTRVTLPDGQIVKALELSGASNILFRRNSVTGTVEARPNNAVWGGLNEVLHSHN, encoded by the coding sequence ATGACTGCTACGCGTACCACCGGCGCCGTCGCCGCCGGACTTGCCACCATCGCCTCCGACGGCACCGTCCTCGACACCTGGTTCCCCGCCCCCGAGCTGGTCGCCGAGCCCGGCCCGGCCGGCACCGAGCGCCTCACCGCCGACCAGGCCGTGGAGCTGCTGGGCACCGCCGCGGCCAAGGCGATCCGCCTGGACGCGGTCCGCGACGTCGAGGTCGTAGCCGTCCGCACCGTGATCTCCTCCCTCGAGGACAAGCCGCTGGACGCGCACGACGCGTACCTGCGCCTGCACCTGCTCAGCCACCGCCTGGTCAAGCCGCACGGCCAGAGCCTGGACGGCGTCTTCGGACTGCTGGCCAACGTCGCCTGGACCTCGCTGGGCCCGGTCGCCGTGGACCAGGTGGAGACCGTGCGGCTGAACGCGCGCGCCGAGGGCCTGTACGTCCAGGTCACCTCGATCGACAAGTTCCCGCGGATGACGGACTACGTCGCCCCCAAGGGCGTGCGCATCGCCGACGCGGACCGGGTCCGCCTCGGCGCGCACCTCGCCGAGGGCACCACCGTCATGCACGAGGGGTTCGTCAACTTCAACGCCGGCACCCTCGGCACCTCCATGGTCGAGGGCCGCATCTCGGCGGGCGTCGTGGTCGGCGACGGCTCCGACATCGGCGGCGGCGCGTCCACGATGGGCACCCTCTCGGGCGGCGGCAAGCAGATCATCTCGATCGGCGAGCGCTGCCTGATCGGCGCCGAGGCGGGCGTCGGCATCGCGCTGGGCGACGAGTGCATCGTCGAGGCCGGCCTGTACGTGACCGCGGGCACCCGCGTCACCCTCCCGGACGGCCAGATCGTCAAGGCCCTGGAGCTCTCGGGCGCCAGCAACATCCTCTTCCGCCGCAACTCGGTCACCGGCACGGTCGAGGCCCGCCCGAACAACGCGGTCTGGGGCGGCCTGAACGAGGTCCTCCACTCCCACAACTGA
- a CDS encoding GNAT family N-acetyltransferase has product MIFRTATREDLPAVLALLADAGEEERAEVTEAHEQAFAAIEADARNEMLVLCEGGTGTVLGCLQLTYVPGLGQGGRERALVEAVRIREDRRGGGLGAELMRLAVARARERGCGLVQLTSNKQRADAHRFYERLGFARSHEGFKLRLAE; this is encoded by the coding sequence ATGATCTTCCGTACTGCCACCCGTGAGGACCTGCCCGCCGTACTGGCCCTGTTGGCGGACGCCGGCGAGGAGGAGCGGGCCGAGGTCACCGAGGCGCACGAGCAGGCTTTCGCCGCGATCGAGGCGGATGCCCGCAACGAGATGCTGGTCCTCTGCGAGGGCGGGACGGGGACGGTGCTCGGCTGCCTCCAGCTGACGTACGTCCCGGGCCTCGGCCAGGGCGGGCGGGAGCGGGCGCTGGTCGAGGCGGTACGGATCCGCGAGGACCGCCGGGGCGGCGGGCTGGGCGCGGAGCTGATGCGGCTGGCGGTGGCGCGGGCGCGCGAGCGCGGCTGCGGCCTGGTCCAGCTGACCAGCAACAAGCAGCGGGCGGACGCCCACCGCTTCTACGAGCGGCTGGGTTTCGCGCGCAGCCACGAGGGCTTCAAGCTGCGCCTGGCGGAGTGA
- a CDS encoding endonuclease/exonuclease/phosphatase family protein produces MRSSHPRSAAVSALVATALATGLLAGTADAAEGAASADPIRIHDIQGTTRISPLNGKQVADVAGIVTGVRTYGSRGFWMQDPDADDNDATSEGVFVFTSSVPTVAVGDAVKVSGLVGEYIPGGVSSGNQSVTQISKPAVTVVSSGNALPEAVAINEYNVPAEYAPAGDPAAAGSINGLTLDPSRYALDFYESLEGMNVKIGTSRVVGATDPYAELWVTVKGWENTAKRGGTIYGSYESQNTGRLQIQQLAPLAQQPFPVANVGDRLTGTTEGPLDFNQFGGYTLVARALGTVKAGTLAPEKTKAQAANELAVATYNVENLDPSDPQEKFDNLAKAVVANLASPDILALEEIQDDNGAKNDGTVSAEQTLTKFTAAIVAAGGPAYQWRTINPEDKKDGGEPGGNIRQVFLFNPARVSFTDRAAGDAVTATGVVKEQGKAALTHSPGRIDPANPAWADSRKPLAGEFVFKGKTVFVIANHFGSKGGDEGLASSHQPPVRSSEAKRLLQAQAVNGFVKELLATDKNANVLAVGDINDFEFSGTAQALEDGGALYSAIKSLPKAERYSYVYQGNAQVLDQILTSPAIKSFTYDSVHINAEFSAQNSDHDPQVLRFRP; encoded by the coding sequence ATGCGCTCCTCGCATCCCCGTTCCGCCGCCGTCTCGGCACTCGTCGCCACCGCCCTGGCCACCGGCCTGCTGGCGGGCACCGCCGACGCCGCCGAAGGCGCCGCGTCCGCCGATCCGATACGCATCCACGACATCCAGGGCACCACCCGGATATCGCCGCTCAACGGCAAGCAGGTCGCCGATGTCGCGGGCATCGTGACCGGCGTGCGCACGTACGGCTCGCGCGGTTTCTGGATGCAGGACCCGGACGCCGACGACAACGACGCGACGAGTGAGGGCGTCTTCGTCTTCACCAGCTCCGTCCCGACCGTCGCCGTCGGCGACGCGGTCAAGGTCTCCGGCCTGGTCGGCGAGTACATCCCCGGCGGCGTCTCCTCCGGCAACCAGTCGGTCACCCAGATCTCCAAGCCGGCCGTGACCGTCGTCTCCTCCGGCAACGCGCTGCCCGAGGCCGTCGCGATCAACGAGTACAACGTGCCCGCCGAGTACGCCCCGGCGGGCGACCCGGCCGCCGCCGGCAGCATCAACGGCCTGACCCTGGACCCCTCGCGCTACGCGCTGGACTTCTACGAGTCCCTCGAGGGCATGAACGTGAAGATCGGCACCTCCCGCGTGGTCGGCGCCACCGACCCGTACGCGGAGCTGTGGGTCACGGTGAAGGGCTGGGAGAACACCGCCAAGCGCGGCGGCACGATCTACGGCTCGTACGAGTCCCAGAACACCGGCCGGCTCCAGATCCAGCAGCTCGCGCCGCTGGCGCAGCAGCCCTTCCCGGTGGCCAACGTCGGCGACAGGCTGACCGGCACCACCGAAGGCCCGCTGGACTTCAACCAGTTCGGCGGCTACACCCTGGTGGCCCGCGCCCTCGGCACGGTCAAGGCGGGCACCCTCGCCCCCGAGAAGACCAAGGCGCAGGCCGCGAACGAGCTCGCGGTGGCCACGTACAACGTGGAGAACCTCGACCCGAGCGACCCGCAGGAGAAGTTCGACAACCTGGCGAAGGCCGTCGTCGCGAACCTCGCCTCGCCCGACATCCTGGCCCTGGAGGAGATCCAGGACGACAACGGCGCCAAGAACGACGGCACCGTGTCGGCGGAGCAGACGCTGACGAAGTTCACGGCGGCGATCGTCGCGGCCGGCGGCCCGGCGTACCAGTGGCGCACCATCAACCCGGAGGACAAGAAGGACGGCGGCGAGCCCGGCGGCAACATCCGCCAGGTGTTCCTGTTCAACCCGGCCCGCGTCTCCTTCACCGACCGCGCGGCGGGCGACGCGGTGACCGCGACCGGTGTCGTCAAGGAGCAGGGCAAGGCCGCACTGACCCACTCCCCCGGCCGGATCGACCCGGCGAACCCGGCGTGGGCCGACAGCCGCAAGCCGCTCGCGGGCGAGTTCGTCTTCAAGGGCAAGACGGTCTTCGTGATCGCCAACCACTTCGGCTCCAAGGGCGGCGACGAGGGCCTGGCCTCGTCCCACCAGCCGCCGGTCCGCTCCTCGGAGGCCAAGCGGCTGCTGCAGGCGCAGGCCGTGAACGGCTTCGTCAAGGAGCTCCTGGCGACGGACAAGAACGCGAACGTCCTCGCCGTCGGCGACATCAACGACTTCGAGTTCTCGGGCACCGCGCAGGCGCTGGAGGACGGCGGGGCGCTGTACTCGGCGATCAAGTCGCTGCCGAAGGCGGAGCGCTACTCGTACGTGTACCAGGGCAACGCCCAGGTGCTGGACCAGATCCTGACCAGCCCGGCGATCAAGTCGTTCACGTACGACAGCGTGCACATCAACGCGGAGTTCTCGGCGCAGAACAGCGACCACGACCCGCAGGTGCTCCGCTTCCGCCCGTAA